GAATCCTCTAATAACTGCCATCGGATTACGAATTTCATGTGTTATGCTTGCCGCCATCTGGCCGACCAGGCTGAGTCGCTCCATCCGATCAACCTCATCCTTCAGCCGATGAAGCTCAGTCACTTCATGTCCAATGAATAATACCCCCTCTGAGCCTTCCATTGGAGCGTTGTACATCGGACAGGAAACTGTGTAGAAGGTTCTTCCATTTACGCGCAGCATTTCGGTTAGCTTATCTTCACCCTTTAGGATACGTTCCACAGGGTTTGTCTCGAATTTCAAGTCCATTTTCTCCATGAGGATCGAGAACTTCTTACCTAGAATATCGTTTCTTTCCACTGGATTAACAAACTTTAATGCCATGTCATTAACATGAGTAATGAGCCCCTTATTATCACAATAAACAACGATTAACGGGGAATTATCGATAAACTGCTGCAGCCTGCGCATTTCTTTACGATACTTGTTAGATACATCACGAAGCTGGAATTGTAATTGTATTCGTTCAAAGCCTAGCTCGATAAAATGAACACTAACCATGGTAACGATAATGAAGAGGACACTAAAAGGTAGAGCAACCAAAAGGTAGGTAGGCAAAATTACGCTCTTTATTTCAGTAATAACAGTAATATGTTCGGCGATTTGGAAGAGTACTAGAAAGGTGAACAAGTACGCTACAATTTTCAGCTTTTTTTGTTTATTTCCTTCTTGAAATGCAGAAATACGAGATAATAGAATAGGAACATATATTATGAGGAATACAGCAAATATGTAATATTCCCATCTGTGAGACATTTCTCCAACTCGAGAGGCCGTGTAGATGACTAGCATAAGGATCGCTGCTGGAGTACCCCCATACATAGTGCCAAGAATAAACGGAATATTTCGGAAATCGAAATGAAAGCCTTCTTCAGACACTGAAGTAAAATGCATATTCAAAAGCATGGCAATGGTGCAAGTAATGCTCAGGAAAAGTTGCGTATAGCGGGTTCTCTCTGGTCTAGAATACCAGACCGTAAAAAGAAATACAGGTAGAAAAGTGATAAGGACTTGCAGCACTGAATCTTTCCACATCCCGCGAACCTCCTGCATAAGCAGATCGACATCATACACTATTTTCCATTCTTTAATCACTATGATTAAAACACATCTTACTATAGGTTACAATAATCGGTAACTATTATTTATCTAATGATATCCGTTAATGTTGTTTGTTGCTGAAAAATGAAAAATAGGAATGAATCGACATTTTGCTAATATCTTCGTCAATGTTACACTTAAATAAATAAAACGATTGATCGGGAGTTATGTTATGAAATACGAAGTTATTGTTATAGGCGGCGGCTCCGCCGGTTTAATGGCGAGCATTGCTGCAAGTAAGCATGGATCTAGCGTACTACTGTTGGACAAGGGAGAAAAGCTGGGACGTAAGCTCGGAATCTCTGGTGGGGGAAGATGCAATGTCACGAACAATAAAGATATCGATGAGCTTATCAAGCATATACCGGGCAATGGGCGTTTCTTGCACAGCTCCTTCGCCAATTTCGACAATAAGGCTATTATTTCGTTCTTTGAGAATCTCGGAATTCGACTGAAGGAAGAGGATAACGGCCGTATGTTTCCCGTAACAGATAAAGCCAAAACAGTAGTAGACACCCTCGTTAACCAGGTGCTTAAGCAAGGTGTTGAAATAAAGCTCAATTCGCCTGTTGAAACCATTCTATATGATAAACAAAAGGTAGCAGGGGTTCGGCTTAAATCTGGAGAGGTGCTCAGCTGCCGTGCAGTTATCGTTGCATCAGGAGGCAAATCTGTACCTCAAACCGGATCAACGGGAGACGGTTATCCGTGGGCGGAAAAGGCGGGGCATACGATAACAGAGCTGTTTCCTACAGAGGTTCCCTTGACGTCTAATGAACCCTTCATTACAAGCAAAGAGCTTCAGGGGCTGTCCCTAAGAGACGTATCTCTATCCGTATGGAACCCTAAAGGCAAGAAAATCATAGAGCACCAAGGCGACATGCTCTTTACCCATTTTGGCATCTCGGGTCCGATTGCACTGCGCTGCAGTCAATTCGTGGTCAAAGCATTGAAGCAATTTCAAGTTGGGAATATTGAAGTATCCGTCGATTTAATGCCTGAGCATAGTGTTGACGAGGTGTATACAGAAACCTTGAAGCTTGTTGAGCGTGAGTCAAAAAAAGCAATCAAAAACATTCTAAAGAGCTGCTTGCCCGAGAAGTTCATCCCGATTTTGCTGCAAAAATCCGAGCTATCTGAAACACTCACCTACGATAATATTCCGAAGCAGGATTGGATGCAGTTAGCCAAGCTCATTAAGCGGTTCCCGATTAGAGTATATGGGACTCTGTCTATCGAGGATGCATTCGTTACAGGCGGGGGCATTAACCTGAAGGAGATAGATCCTAGAACGATGGAGTCTAAGCTTGTCGATGGCTTGTATTTCTGCGGAGAAATTCTCGATATTCACGGCTATACAGGCGGCTATAACATTACAGCAGCTTTCTCTACGGGATACACGGCTGGTATGAATGCTGTTATGCGGTAGATGTGGCGAGTGGATAAAAAAGGAGCGCACTGCATCGAGGAAAACCCGATGCAATACGCTCTCTTTTTATTTGGTGCCGGTAAATGTAATTCCTTTGACGAAGAAGCGGTTGAAGAAAATATAAATCAAAAGCGCAGGAATCGTCATAATGATCGATGCCGCCATGATATAATTCCAGAAGCTTATATACTGTCCCTTGAACGTATTCAATCCAACAGACAAAGTAAACATTGCCTTATCAGACATAAGCATTAGCGGCTTCAAGAACTCGTTCCAGGCTCCCATGAAGATGAAGATCGTTTGTGCTGCAAGAGCAGGCTTGGCCAGAGGTAACACAACCTTTGTGAACAAACCGAACCGTCCTAATCCGTCCAGTTCCGCAGCCTCCTCCAGCTCCTTAGGGAAGCTGATGAAAAACTGCCTCATCATAAAGATATACGTAGCTTGAGCAGCCATCGGAACAATAATCGCCTGATAGCTATTTAGCCAGTTCAGCTCCTTAATGATCAGATAGCTCGGAATAATCGTTAATTGACCCGGAATCATGATCATCGCAAGAATGCTGTAAAACATCAGCGTGCTTCCCGGGAAACGAATTCTAGCCAGTGCATAACCCGCCATCGAGTTAAACAACAGATTAAACGCTGTTACCGTGACGGCAATAAATGCGCTGTTGAAAAACCATCGAACGAACAGCGGCTCCTGCCGGAAAATCGTCCGGTAATTATCTAAAGTGAAATGCTTAGGTATAAAATTAATACCCCCAGCAACTATTTCCGGCAGGGTTTTGAATGAAGCTGACAAAGCCCACACAAACGGAACAAATGTTATGACCGCATATAAAGCTAGAAGGATATAGAAAAACGGTCTAAATCGATTTGACGAACGCAATTCCATCCCCTCCTAATTAAGCTTTTCTTCTTTGAATAATAAGCGCTGCACAACCGTTATGAGCATAATCACAACTGCTAAAAAGAAAGCAATGGCTGAAGCATAACCCATATCAAGGCTCTTGAAAGCATATTGGTAAATCAGCAAAACCATAGTTAAAGTTGCATTATTCGGTCCTCCGGAGCCCGCCGAAAAAATATACGATTGGTCGAATAGCTGGAATGTCCCGATAATCCCCATAACAATGACATAGAAAGTAACCGGCTTGAGCTGCGGTACTGTAATCCGCCAAAACTTGCGCCAAGCGTTAGCTCCGTCGATTTCAGCAGCCTCATAAAGATTTTCTGGAATATCTTGCAGAGCAGCTAAGTAAATAACCATAAATAGTGGTGCAGTTGACCATATGTTCATGATCATAATTCCAAGCAACGCAACGGAAGGATCACCGAGCCAATTGTAAGTAGGCAAACCGACCGATTCGAGTATGAAATTCAAAAGCCCGTTACGGTTGTAGATCCACATGAAGATAAGCACTAGCACCGCGGACGAAGTAACCGTCGGAAGATAAAAAGCGACTCGGAAGAAATTCCGATATCGTAGCTTCATGTTCAATATAGATGCCAGCACAAGAGCAAGCATAGTCTGAGATGGGACGACGATCAAAGCGTATCGAAACGTGTTTTTCAAAGCAATCCACAATCGAGCATCGTCTAACATACGCTCGAAATTACCTACTCCGATAAATTTATAGCTTACTGTCCCAAGCAGATTAACTCTATGCAAAGACAGAAAGATGGAGTAACCAATCGGCAGTAGCAAAAAGCAACCAAGAATAATTATTGCGGGTGACATAAAACCATAGCCCGATAATATATCCCTAAGTTTATGTTTTCCAAATGGCTTGGCCATTATTTGTAACCTCTCCTTTCAGCCTTCCCCTGTTAGGGCGCGAAACGACTAAAGCCGTATGCCGTGTCTTTGCGCCTGCGGCTTCACTCGTTACGCGCCAACGCGGCTGCAAAAAGCGGGGGAAGTAAACCGCAGCTTAGAGCTGCGGTTACTTCCCTGCTTTTTACTGATTAAAAATTATTGTGCAGCTTTAATTTCTTTGTTAGCAGTTTCCTGCCCTTTCTTCAATGCATCAGGCAGTGGAGACTGACCGGTGTATGCAGCTACGAATTGGTTGTTGAAATTGTTCATAAGCGTTGGAAGAGTAGGACCTGCTTGCCATGGAGTTGCGTACGAAGAACCTGCAACTAAAGCACCGCGAAGCTCATCCTTATCATATCCAAGCTCAGCTGCTACTGACTTACGTGTAGGCAGTGCAAACCCTTTGCTTGTCCAAGTTTTCATGCCTTCTTTGCCCGTTAAGTAAGACAACAGCTTCCAAGCTGCTTCTTTCTTTTTGGAGTCCTTATTCATAACGTAAGCAACAGTAAATGCCATAGTACCTTTCTCGCCATTAACCGTAGGTACTTCCGCAGTACCGAAGTCTACATCCTTAAAGTTTCCTTGGATATAAGGAATGGCCCAGTTGCCTTCAAGCACCATTGCTGCCTTTTGCTGACCGAACATTTCTCCGCCCCAGCCTGCGCCAACATCAGATGGCTGTCCTGCTGTTTTGGCTTTCAAATGCTGATCAATAACAAGGGAAAGTCCTTTTTCTGCTTCAGGTGATGCAAAAGTAGCTAAACCTTTGTCATCTACCAATTGGCCGCCGTAAGCTTTAAGCATAAACAATTGACGCGCTAGCTCAGGTGCTTGACCCAAACCATATACTTCAACCTTGCTGCCTTTCTTTTTCGTCAGCTTTTCAGAAATGCTCATCATTTCATCCCATGTTGTAGGAGGAGCAGTAATACCAGCATCAGCAAACATTTTTTTGTTATAGAACAACGCTAATGTGGAAGTATCCTTCGGCAAGCCGTACATTTTGCCATCAGGCGATTTAAATGCATTCACAGTCGGCGCTTCAAAATCACCTATATCGAATTCTGGTGTTACATAGCCATCAAGTGGCTCTAACACACCTTTTTCAATTAAAGCAGGTGCTTCGAAAGCATCTAAGTAAAAGAGATCCGGCGCTTCATTACCAATTAGGCGAGTTTTGATAACGTCCATGTATTGGTCAGCGATAATTTCGTATTTCACTTTGACATCAGGGTTTTTGCCTTCAAACTCAGCCAATACTTGCTTCAGAAGATCTTGCTCCTCTGGAGATGAGCCCCAGCCTGCAAGCGTAACTTCCACTTGACCCTTAGGAGACTCCGAAGCATTGGATTGCGTAGATGAAGGAGAAGCACCCTCATTGTTTTTAGAGCCGCAAGCCGAAACCACCAAAGCAAGGGCTAACATCAAAAGCATGAATACCGATAATCTTTTTTTCATTTAAACCTTCCTCCCTTTTGTATGTTTCTATAATCAAACGGCTCAATGAGCCAGTTTAATTCAATGCTGTATCTGGGGAACGATTGATCATTTCAATGCTGCACCCACTGCTGTTGTCCACAACTTCAACCTGAAGAGATTCAGTGCCATCTTTGCGTTTCAGCACAACTGAAATGGTTCCATTGGCAACGGGTATGTCTCTTACAGTCAAGTTGTTAATGCCTTGAGGCAGGAACGGATCAAGACGAACAATATTGTTCAACGTATCCGGCTGAAGCCCCAGCATAGCTTGGATTATTAATACAGAGGTTCCTGCAGCCCAAGCTTGTGGTGAGCAAGCAACTGGATAGGAGACTGGATAACCAATTGTGTCATCGTACCCGCAGAAGAGCTCAGGCAGACGACTATATTCAAAATGCTCTGCAGCATTGAGAAGTCCGTTAATTACAGTTGATGCTTCTTCCTTAAAGCCCATCCGACTCATCCCAAGCAGGATAATCGAATTATCGTGAGGCCAGATGCTGCCATCATGGTAGCTCATCGGATTATAACCAGTAGAGCCACTAGACATCGTCCGTATGCCATAGCCTCCGAACATATCCTCAGCAACTAATCTCTCGGCTACGATCTTCGCCTTCTCTTCAGAAATGATATCGCTCATAAGCAAATGACCTGGATTGGAAGTAACAGAATGCACCTGATCCTTATTAGCGTCTAATGCAATCGCATAGAAATTTTCATCTGGCATCCAGAAGGCACCGTCGAATCTCTGTCTCAGGCTCTCCGCTTCCGTTCTCAACCGTTGCGCCAGCTCATGATGTCCGAGTTGTTCAACTATGGGAGCTAGCCTACTCTTAGCTTGATAGATATAGCCTTGAACTTCGACTAGAGCTATAGGAGCGGCAGCGAAATCTCCGTTAGCATGGACTACGGAATCCGCAGAATCCTTCCAGCCTTGATTAGAAATTCCTTTAGAAGACTCCTGATAATACTCGACCATGCCATCCTTATCCCGATCGCCATACTCATCGATCCAAGCTAATGCTCTCTCAATATTAGGCATTAATTGAGCAATCGTTTCTGTGTCCCCTGTCCAATGAGCATGCTCAGCTGCTAGTACAATGAACAATGGTGTGGAGTCAATGCTTCCATAATAAGGAGCAAAAGGAACCTGTCCAGAACGAGCTAGTTCACCGTTGCGTAGCTCATGCATGATTTTGCCAGGTTGTTCGTCTTTCCATGGATTCAACTCTGTTCCTTGGTAAGCAGCCATCATTTTCAATGTGCCCCGAGCCACATCAGGATTGAGCGGAAGCATCTGCAAAGCAGCGATTAAGCTATCTCTACCGAACGGGACCGCATACCAAGGCAAACCTGCCACTGGGAAAAGACCATGTCCGAAATCTGTCAGCAGCACTCGTAAATCTTGAACTCCCCGGTTATACAGCTGATTCAGAACTTTAGAATCGCTCTCGACCTTTGGGCTTTGTTCCATCCAACGTTCGTAAGTGGCCTGCAGCTCAGCAAGTGCTATTTCGCGTGGGTTAGTAACTGGACGAATACCATTCACAGAAGGTATGACAGTAAAGGTAATACGTCTCACCTCGGTTGGAGCAAGCTTAACAGCAAAGCCAATTACATCTGTTTCACTTAGGAAGTCAGCTTCCCCACCCCAGGAAATATCGGTATCCCTTTGAACTCCGTCAGCTCCTTGGTAGGTTGCATGCCATCCTGATTTGTCTACTTTACGATCCGTCACCTTACCAAGCTCTTCAGCAGGCTGAAAGCCACGGATAAGGAACATATCGCTGAAATCAGCTTCGAATGAAACACCAAGGTCAAACGCCAATGGTTTTGTTGAAAAATTCGTCAAGGAGATTGTTTCATATAGTACCTCCTCGTAAATAAACCTTTCTCGAATGAGCTCTAGGGATTCTCTCCAGAACTGAACCTCTCCGCCCTCTTCTTCATGCTCGTTAGTTAAACGGATACGTGCTAAGAAATTTTCGTCGGCAGCCGAGGATAGAAGTAATGGACGCTTGCCATTAATAGTTAGCTTCATCTCGCTTAGAAAACGTGTATCCTTCATATAAAGTCCGCTTTGTGAGCCGTTGCCCGGGATGTCACCGTAGTGATCCGTCATTAGAAATAAATCGTTATTTTTAATTACTCTGTAGTCCATGGTGTTCTCCATCCTATTTTTTATATATAGTTTTCCATAATTCATTTTTTTCATTACAACATTTCACTCATGATCCGAAACGTTTCGGAAATTGAGCATAAGAAACAATCCATCCGAAACGTTTCGGATTTCCTGTAAAAAACACGAATTACTTTAAATAACGCGTGCTTTCTCGAATGATTAACTGACTGCTTAAAATAATTTTACGATTTTCTGTTCTGCTTTCCAGCATATCAATTAACAATTGAGCAGATTGGTAACCTAGCTCATACTTGTCTTGCCTAATGGTAGTAAGCTTAGGAGAGCAATAAGCCGAAATGGTAATATCATCAAATCCGATAATCGAGATATCCTCAGGTACTTTACGCCCCATTCGCTCTAAAGTGCGTATGGCGCCCAAAGCCATCAGATCGCTGGCACAGAACACGGCAGTTACTTCAGGATGGCGTATCAGTATTTGATACATTGCCTCAGCTCCGCCATCTTCTGAGAAGGAGCCATCATACACAAGCTCAGCATTGCTCAGCAAATCATATTCCTCAAGAGCATCTCTGAAACCATGATAACGCTCTTCGGTAACGAAGGCTTGGCTATGTCCATTGATCAACGCAATGTTTCGATGTCCACTCTCCAATAGATGCCTAGTTGCCATTGCTGCCCCAAGCCGATTGTCAGAAGTAATATGTGCTACATTATCTCCGGTTTTGGGTATATCAATTAAGACGCAAGGAAAAACGTTCTGTTCAATAACTTCCTGCAGATAAGGATCATCTAGACGCAATCCTGATAGAATAGCACCTTCAACGTTCCTCTCCTTACAGAGAGCCGTATAAGACTTTTCCATTTGTTTAGACGGATTCGTGCTAAACAACAGCAAGTCGTAGTTTAAATCACCCGTACGGTCATTGATGCCGCAAAGCACCTCGTATGAGAAGGCATCCTTTGCCCCTGCACGATTTATATCTGAAATAATAAGGCCAATAGTGCGTGTTTTCTTGGACACGAGGCTTCGGGCCACTGCATTGGGGCTATAGGATAGCTCTTTTGCGACCTTTTTGATTTTCTTTCTTGTTTCCTCGTTTACATCATCGTAACCATTCAACGCCCTAGAGACCGTAGTTACAGATACACCTGCTGCTTTTGCGATATCCTTGATCGTCGCCATATATATACACCTTTCCAAAACGTTTCGGGTTTATTATAAAATAGATTAGCTGTATTTTGCAAGCGCTTTTTTCATCTCTTTTGTTTCCATATTTTTCTCTCCCTTTCGTTGCTCGAAAATATTGTACATCTACCTCTGATTGCGTCTCTCACAGTGCCTCTCCCGAGACCCGTTGCTCGAAACTATCGTACATATGCCTCACATTGTGCCTCTTCCAAGACCCGTTGCTCGAAATTATCGTACATCTGCCTCTAATCGTGCCTCTCCCAAGACCCGTTGCTCGAAAATATCGGACATCTACCTCTGATTGCGTCTCTCACAGTGCCTCTCCCGAGACCCGTTGCTCGAAACTATCGTACATCTGCCTCACATCGTGCCTCTCACAAGACCCGTTGTTCGAAATTATCGTACATCTGCCTCACATCGTGCCTCTTCCAAGCCCTGTTGCTCGAAATTATCGTACATCTGCTTCTGATCGTGCCTCTTCCAAGCCCTGTTGTTCGAAATTATCGTACATCTAACTCTAATCGTGCCTCCTCCAAGACCCGTTGCTCGAAATAATCGTACATCTAACTCTAATCGTGTCTCATCCAGGGCCCATTGCTCGAAATTTTCGAACAACTCATTAAAAGCTGAACAGACCATGTTTGTTTAAGGATACTTTCTCATTACTTCGGCGATTGGTGGTTGCGGTTGCGGTTGCGGTTGTGGTTAGCAGTTTGTGCTTGGTGATCGGCGGTTGGCGGTCTTCGGTTGGCGGTCTTCGGTTGGCGTCTGCGGTTGGCGTCTGCGGTTGGCGGTTGGCAATATGTGCTCGGCGATCGGCTTTTCATGAGAGCACAAAAACCCGGACATTGCATCATTGCCCGGGTGCATTCTAAGCTAACAGAACCTAATGCTGCCACTCAATACTAGGTTGCATTGAAATGGTTGTAGGAGCCATCATCTGCAGCCCATTGCTCCTTAGAATCAGGAGAATCCGCGGCTTTATAGCCTTCGTCCCAGTCCTCATTGACGATGTGTGCTGGAATCGAGATTTCTTCCATGCCGTATGCTGTATTGGTAACGTCAATTACCTCTGCATGAGCGTGCTCCAATAACTGACCTGCATAGCATTGCACGATTTCCAGTGCAGAGGTTAGATCCTCGTCTTGCACATGAATATGAAGACGCCCTCCGCCGTGCTGCTGAGGCTCATACCCCAAATCCAATAGCGTCTCTCCCGCTAATCTAGCCTGGGACTCATCCGGAAACTGAAACATCAGCGCAGCATGATTCATGGAATTGATCCTCTCCGTTCTCCATTATCGCATTCAATCCCAATTAGGTTCTCCAACTGGCTGCAATGTTTATTCCTTTTTTCGGCGGAGAGCACCAAAAGAAGAAACAATTTCATTCACACCTTTCAGCCAGAAAAAACCTATGGCAGGTAGAATCACAGTCGCTATCCATCCTATTCCTCCAAACTCCAAACCAATCCTAACTCCGATCAGTATTGCCCAAATCGTTACTGTAGGCAGCCCACTCCAAAACTTCGCCTTCCTTGAAGCTTGTTCAAGAATATCATCGCGCCAACCGAACAAAGCGATATACGGCTCTGTTAGCCACTGTAGCCATTGACGTTGCAGCAAGCCTAGAAGAAGGAAAGGCAACACAAGCCATAAAATAATTGCCAGTGCTATGGGCGTTGAACCTACCGCTATAGCTCCCAAGCCCGTTAAGTACATCAGTGGCTTCATGAGGTCCATTCGGCGCAATACCGACTTAAACCAGCTATCCAACAATCTGTATGTATCATTCCTATGCTTAACAAAAGGTTGGGATCTTTTGAAGAGGATAGGGCCACGCCTCTTAGGGACAGGCTTTTTCTCCATTGTGTCCCTTAGAATCCATCCTACGCTCGCTATATATGCTTCATTTTCAACATTTATCTCATGCAATAACGTTCCTTTCATCCGCAAGCGAATTCGCATCTGCCATAATGCAACAAGCAAAAATATAACACTTGGTATGACTAAAATAACGTAATCATGCTCTCCCTTTACTGCTAACCAAACAAATACTGTCATATAAACAAGTCTGACGAATAGCAGAGCAAGCACTTGCAGCCAGCCTCTCCATTTTTGCTTATATCGATCTTTCAGCATCATCCATACAAAGCCTGAAGTGACACAATAAATAACGAGATATATAAGATATGAAATAGATAGCCCGAGCACATGCAGCAATAGGGGAGAAATCAATGCGA
This portion of the Cohnella abietis genome encodes:
- a CDS encoding two-component system sensor histidine kinase NtrB, with translation MWKDSVLQVLITFLPVFLFTVWYSRPERTRYTQLFLSITCTIAMLLNMHFTSVSEEGFHFDFRNIPFILGTMYGGTPAAILMLVIYTASRVGEMSHRWEYYIFAVFLIIYVPILLSRISAFQEGNKQKKLKIVAYLFTFLVLFQIAEHITVITEIKSVILPTYLLVALPFSVLFIIVTMVSVHFIELGFERIQLQFQLRDVSNKYRKEMRRLQQFIDNSPLIVVYCDNKGLITHVNDMALKFVNPVERNDILGKKFSILMEKMDLKFETNPVERILKGEDKLTEMLRVNGRTFYTVSCPMYNAPMEGSEGVLFIGHEVTELHRLKDEVDRMERLSLVGQMAASITHEIRNPMAVIRGFIQLLNERSPVAQQSYFRIVLDELDRANGIINDFLSLAQNRIVEKESSNLNDLLNELSPLIWADANMRGQMVDLQLCEDMDLLQMNSKEIKQLVLNLARNGMEAMDDKGILKIETINFKDTVQLRVIDNGIGMSEEKLAQLFEPFFTTKMNGTGLGLALCLSIIERHNGKIHVESTEGQGTIFIVSFCKPDRFCW
- a CDS encoding BaiN/RdsA family NAD(P)/FAD-dependent oxidoreductase; protein product: MKYEVIVIGGGSAGLMASIAASKHGSSVLLLDKGEKLGRKLGISGGGRCNVTNNKDIDELIKHIPGNGRFLHSSFANFDNKAIISFFENLGIRLKEEDNGRMFPVTDKAKTVVDTLVNQVLKQGVEIKLNSPVETILYDKQKVAGVRLKSGEVLSCRAVIVASGGKSVPQTGSTGDGYPWAEKAGHTITELFPTEVPLTSNEPFITSKELQGLSLRDVSLSVWNPKGKKIIEHQGDMLFTHFGISGPIALRCSQFVVKALKQFQVGNIEVSVDLMPEHSVDEVYTETLKLVERESKKAIKNILKSCLPEKFIPILLQKSELSETLTYDNIPKQDWMQLAKLIKRFPIRVYGTLSIEDAFVTGGGINLKEIDPRTMESKLVDGLYFCGEILDIHGYTGGYNITAAFSTGYTAGMNAVMR
- a CDS encoding carbohydrate ABC transporter permease; this translates as MRSSNRFRPFFYILLALYAVITFVPFVWALSASFKTLPEIVAGGINFIPKHFTLDNYRTIFRQEPLFVRWFFNSAFIAVTVTAFNLLFNSMAGYALARIRFPGSTLMFYSILAMIMIPGQLTIIPSYLIIKELNWLNSYQAIIVPMAAQATYIFMMRQFFISFPKELEEAAELDGLGRFGLFTKVVLPLAKPALAAQTIFIFMGAWNEFLKPLMLMSDKAMFTLSVGLNTFKGQYISFWNYIMAASIIMTIPALLIYIFFNRFFVKGITFTGTK
- a CDS encoding carbohydrate ABC transporter permease; the encoded protein is MAKPFGKHKLRDILSGYGFMSPAIIILGCFLLLPIGYSIFLSLHRVNLLGTVSYKFIGVGNFERMLDDARLWIALKNTFRYALIVVPSQTMLALVLASILNMKLRYRNFFRVAFYLPTVTSSAVLVLIFMWIYNRNGLLNFILESVGLPTYNWLGDPSVALLGIMIMNIWSTAPLFMVIYLAALQDIPENLYEAAEIDGANAWRKFWRITVPQLKPVTFYVIVMGIIGTFQLFDQSYIFSAGSGGPNNATLTMVLLIYQYAFKSLDMGYASAIAFFLAVVIMLITVVQRLLFKEEKLN
- a CDS encoding ABC transporter substrate-binding protein; translated protein: MKKRLSVFMLLMLALALVVSACGSKNNEGASPSSTQSNASESPKGQVEVTLAGWGSSPEEQDLLKQVLAEFEGKNPDVKVKYEIIADQYMDVIKTRLIGNEAPDLFYLDAFEAPALIEKGVLEPLDGYVTPEFDIGDFEAPTVNAFKSPDGKMYGLPKDTSTLALFYNKKMFADAGITAPPTTWDEMMSISEKLTKKKGSKVEVYGLGQAPELARQLFMLKAYGGQLVDDKGLATFASPEAEKGLSLVIDQHLKAKTAGQPSDVGAGWGGEMFGQQKAAMVLEGNWAIPYIQGNFKDVDFGTAEVPTVNGEKGTMAFTVAYVMNKDSKKKEAAWKLLSYLTGKEGMKTWTSKGFALPTRKSVAAELGYDKDELRGALVAGSSYATPWQAGPTLPTLMNNFNNQFVAAYTGQSPLPDALKKGQETANKEIKAAQ
- a CDS encoding amylo-alpha-1,6-glucosidase; the protein is MDYRVIKNNDLFLMTDHYGDIPGNGSQSGLYMKDTRFLSEMKLTINGKRPLLLSSAADENFLARIRLTNEHEEEGGEVQFWRESLELIRERFIYEEVLYETISLTNFSTKPLAFDLGVSFEADFSDMFLIRGFQPAEELGKVTDRKVDKSGWHATYQGADGVQRDTDISWGGEADFLSETDVIGFAVKLAPTEVRRITFTVIPSVNGIRPVTNPREIALAELQATYERWMEQSPKVESDSKVLNQLYNRGVQDLRVLLTDFGHGLFPVAGLPWYAVPFGRDSLIAALQMLPLNPDVARGTLKMMAAYQGTELNPWKDEQPGKIMHELRNGELARSGQVPFAPYYGSIDSTPLFIVLAAEHAHWTGDTETIAQLMPNIERALAWIDEYGDRDKDGMVEYYQESSKGISNQGWKDSADSVVHANGDFAAAPIALVEVQGYIYQAKSRLAPIVEQLGHHELAQRLRTEAESLRQRFDGAFWMPDENFYAIALDANKDQVHSVTSNPGHLLMSDIISEEKAKIVAERLVAEDMFGGYGIRTMSSGSTGYNPMSYHDGSIWPHDNSIILLGMSRMGFKEEASTVINGLLNAAEHFEYSRLPELFCGYDDTIGYPVSYPVACSPQAWAAGTSVLIIQAMLGLQPDTLNNIVRLDPFLPQGINNLTVRDIPVANGTISVVLKRKDGTESLQVEVVDNSSGCSIEMINRSPDTALN
- a CDS encoding LacI family DNA-binding transcriptional regulator produces the protein MATIKDIAKAAGVSVTTVSRALNGYDDVNEETRKKIKKVAKELSYSPNAVARSLVSKKTRTIGLIISDINRAGAKDAFSYEVLCGINDRTGDLNYDLLLFSTNPSKQMEKSYTALCKERNVEGAILSGLRLDDPYLQEVIEQNVFPCVLIDIPKTGDNVAHITSDNRLGAAMATRHLLESGHRNIALINGHSQAFVTEERYHGFRDALEEYDLLSNAELVYDGSFSEDGGAEAMYQILIRHPEVTAVFCASDLMALGAIRTLERMGRKVPEDISIIGFDDITISAYCSPKLTTIRQDKYELGYQSAQLLIDMLESRTENRKIILSSQLIIRESTRYLK
- a CDS encoding ABC transporter permease, producing MSEPRIDVFNAARFKPVPLFLERMSSYWISIWRCWRTVLDWTVWLYIFIPVLFILGGMYRDLIINPPEWLYDIPISVFLTPLGLLQLVGSYRTFAEPGDGLFLHRYNRWIRGMTVSGFVYSFVTRILISSAYIALISPLLLHVLGLSISYLIYLVIYCVTSGFVWMMLKDRYKQKWRGWLQVLALLFVRLVYMTVFVWLAVKGEHDYVILVIPSVIFLLVALWQMRIRLRMKGTLLHEINVENEAYIASVGWILRDTMEKKPVPKRRGPILFKRSQPFVKHRNDTYRLLDSWFKSVLRRMDLMKPLMYLTGLGAIAVGSTPIALAIILWLVLPFLLLGLLQRQWLQWLTEPYIALFGWRDDILEQASRKAKFWSGLPTVTIWAILIGVRIGLEFGGIGWIATVILPAIGFFWLKGVNEIVSSFGALRRKKE